The Spirochaetales bacterium DNA segment AGGCCTGGTAACCTGAACCCGTCCCTATCTCGAGGACCCGTTCGTCTCCTTCGAGCCCGAGCGATTCGGTCATGAGTGCGACGACATACGGCTGGGATATCGTCTGGCCTTCTCCGATGCCGACGGGATGGTCGCCGTAGGCGAGATGCCGGACACCTTCAGGCATGAAGAGGTGGCGGGGAATCGTTTTCATTGCCTGAAGCACACCGGGATCGGTTATATTTCGCGCCATGATCTGGGTTCGTACCATCCGCTCGCGAAGCACTTCGTATTCGGCCGCTTCCTTCCGGCCTTCGGTAAAGAGGGGGGTAACGGACAGAAACCATACGGTGAGAAAAAAAAGGATTTTTTTCATGTCGGCCTCCTGCTGCAGGCATATGGCCGCCGTGAGTGTCCGTCATGTGCCGTCAATCGGGCCGAACGTAATACGGAACGGCAGCCGCTCCCGCATCGAGATAGAACCCGTATGTTCTTTTATCGTTATCAATAATATATACCGTTATAACGGATGTTGCAATAAGGCAATTCCTGCTTCTCGAGGAGAAGAACCTGTATATTTTTTTAACCCGCACTGTTAAATATTTTTACGGTTATTGTTCAGAATTTTTATACCACCCCGCGAATATAAAAAAAAAGATAAGAGCAACCCCGAAAGAACAAATGTGGTGCCTTTTCCGGAACATCGGCCTGGCACACTATTTGCTTTTATACATGAAAAGAAAGGAGAGCCAACAATGCAGAGAAATATTTTACTGGTCGATGACGAAGCGTCATTGAGGACAACCCTTTCATTGGGGCTTATGCAGCACGGCTTTACCCCCATACCCTGTGAAAACGGATTGATGGCACTAAAGAAACTGGAGACCTACATCCGGAACAATATTCCTCCCGATATCATTATCGCCGATATCAGGTTGCCCGATATCGACGGCATCAAACTCGTGAAAATTATCAAATTCAAGTACCCGAATATCCCGGTCATCGTTATTACCGCATACGGGGAGATGGTGAACTCCGAGGAAATCTCCACACTCAATATCAACGCCTTTATGGAGAAACCCTTTACCGCCGACGCACTTTCCGAGGAATGTGAAAAAATTTTCGAACTCGACATCAAAAAGGAAGTACCTCCCGTTCGGGAAGCCGTAAAACCTCAGCCTGTCTGTTCCGCGTACGTTCTCATAAAGGCGAATTCGGGCTGCGACATTATCACACTCTACCAGGACCTGTTCAATCGGGAGAATGTTCTCTATTGCGATGCGACGAGGGGTGAATACGATATTTTTCTCCTGCTGCAGGCGGCGACCCCCCGCGAACTCGAGAAAACGGTCGAGACCCGGATACGCACCCTCGACGGGGTGGAGACAATCGAGTATCTGGGGGTTACCGTTCCCGTGTTGGATTACGCAACGCAAGAAATCCTCCTGAATGCGGAGAAAGCTCTTGCCGCGGAACAGGAGTCGTTCGGGCAGACACGCGACAGGAAACACCGCGTGTGTTCATATCTTCTCGTCGAACTGGAACATGAAAAACTCGATACGATTTACCCGGTTCTCAGGCTGAACGACCGTATTGTGTATTGTGACTGCACAACCGGAGGCTATGACCTGGTATTACTTGTCACTGGCGGCGATTACAATGACATCGACAGAATGGTGAACTCGAGAATTCTTACGATCGACGGGATACTCCGAATCAAGGAACTTCCGGTGGTCAATCTCATGGAAATGTAACCGGAAAGGAATGGAATATGGGACTGAAAAATGAAAGTGTTTTACGGGAAGAGAAGGGAATACATCGGTTTAAAATCGATTTACTCAGAAAAACGAATGAAAGCAGTTCATTGATCCCCCTTTTACAGTCCGCACAGGAATCTTACGGCTACATTCCGGAAGACGCGATTTACTATATCAGCGAACTTGTCGGCATTCCCGCAGCCGACATATACGGGGTGATTACCTTTTACACCCAATTCAGGTTACGGCCCCTGGGGAAATACCTCATCAAGGTCTGTGAAGGGACCGCCTGTCATGTCAACGGCGCGAAGAAAATCGTCAAGGCCATTCACAGCGAACTGGGAATAAACATTGGTGAAACGGACCCGGACGGGTTTTTTTCACTTCAATCAGTCGCGTGTTTAGGTTGTTGTTCGTTGTCACCGGCGATGATGATAGGGGACCGGACATACGGAAGTCTGACGGTGGAGACTGTGCGGAAGATTCTGAAAAACTACAGGGAAGGCGCCATAGAGGAGTGAAAAAAATGAAAGAGATTAAAGTCGGACTCGCGACGTGCGGCATATCCGCCGGGGGTACGGCGGTTTTCAATGAATTCAAACAACAGGTATCGGAAAAAAATCTCCCGGTCTCACTCAGGGAAACGGGGTGCATGGGTATGTGTTATGAGGAGGTGCTGGTAGAGATTATCGAGAACGGTTCCCGGTACCTTTACGGGAGTGTGACGCCGGAAAAGGTAAAACGTATTGTCGCCGAACACATCATCGAAAACAAGCCGGTATCCGAATGGATCGTCCGGGGTCCGGATTCCGGAGAACAAACGGATTTTTTCAGGAAACAGAAACGTATCGTCCTCAGGAACTGCGGCGATATCGATCCCGGTAACATCGACGAATATACCGCACGCGGCGGGTACAATGCGATCCGGATGGTATTGTCGTCATTGAGTCCTGAGGAGGTTATCGGAACAATACTTGACTCCGGACTGAGGGGGAGGGGGGGGGGCGGTTTCCCGACTGGACTGAAGTGGCGGTTCGCTCGTCAGGCCGAAGGCGATAAAAAGTATATTATCTGTAATGCCGACGAGGGGGACCCCGGTGCCTTTATGGACAGAAGCGTTCTCGAAAGCGATCCCCATTCGGTACTCGAAGGGATGATGATCGCCGCTTTTGCGATCGGTGCCGAGAAAGGCTACATTTATGTCCGTGCCGAATACCCAAGGGCGATCGAACGCCTTCGCCGTGCCATTGGTGAGTGCGGGGCCAGGGGCTATCTCGGGTCCCGAATCCTCGGTTCTCCGATGAATCTCGATATCGTCATCAAGGAAGGAGCGGGGGCGTTTGTCTGCGGCGAGGAGACGGCACTCATTGCTTCGATCGAAGGGAAACGGGGGGTTCCCCGGCTCAGGCCGCCATTTCCCGCACAAAGCGGGCTTTTCGGTAAACCGACAAACATCAATAATGTGGAAACATACGCGAATGTCCCGTGGATCGTTGTCAATGGGGCGGAAGCTTTTTCCCGTCTGGGATCGGAAAAAAGCAAGGGAACAAAGGTCTTCGCTCTGGCCGGAAAAATCAAACGAAGCGGACTCGTCGAAGTCCCGATGGGTATCACGATCAACGAGATCGTCTTTGATATCGGCGGCGGAATAAGGGACGGCAAGGCTTTCAAGGCGGTGCAAATGGGCGGTCCGTCGGGCGGGTGCATACCGGCCTCGATGGGCGAACTCAGAATCGATTACGACGAAATTACAAAAACCGGCGCAATCATGGGTTCGGGAGGTATGATCGTGCTTGATGAAACGACCTGCATGGTCGA contains these protein-coding regions:
- a CDS encoding response regulator, which codes for MQRNILLVDDEASLRTTLSLGLMQHGFTPIPCENGLMALKKLETYIRNNIPPDIIIADIRLPDIDGIKLVKIIKFKYPNIPVIVITAYGEMVNSEEISTLNINAFMEKPFTADALSEECEKIFELDIKKEVPPVREAVKPQPVCSAYVLIKANSGCDIITLYQDLFNRENVLYCDATRGEYDIFLLLQAATPRELEKTVETRIRTLDGVETIEYLGVTVPVLDYATQEILLNAEKALAAEQESFGQTRDRKHRVCSYLLVELEHEKLDTIYPVLRLNDRIVYCDCTTGGYDLVLLVTGGDYNDIDRMVNSRILTIDGILRIKELPVVNLMEM
- the nuoE gene encoding NADH-quinone oxidoreductase subunit NuoE: MGLKNESVLREEKGIHRFKIDLLRKTNESSSLIPLLQSAQESYGYIPEDAIYYISELVGIPAADIYGVITFYTQFRLRPLGKYLIKVCEGTACHVNGAKKIVKAIHSELGINIGETDPDGFFSLQSVACLGCCSLSPAMMIGDRTYGSLTVETVRKILKNYREGAIEE
- the nuoF gene encoding NADH-quinone oxidoreductase subunit NuoF, giving the protein MKEIKVGLATCGISAGGTAVFNEFKQQVSEKNLPVSLRETGCMGMCYEEVLVEIIENGSRYLYGSVTPEKVKRIVAEHIIENKPVSEWIVRGPDSGEQTDFFRKQKRIVLRNCGDIDPGNIDEYTARGGYNAIRMVLSSLSPEEVIGTILDSGLRGRGGGGFPTGLKWRFARQAEGDKKYIICNADEGDPGAFMDRSVLESDPHSVLEGMMIAAFAIGAEKGYIYVRAEYPRAIERLRRAIGECGARGYLGSRILGSPMNLDIVIKEGAGAFVCGEETALIASIEGKRGVPRLRPPFPAQSGLFGKPTNINNVETYANVPWIVVNGAEAFSRLGSEKSKGTKVFALAGKIKRSGLVEVPMGITINEIVFDIGGGIRDGKAFKAVQMGGPSGGCIPASMGELRIDYDEITKTGAIMGSGGMIVLDETTCMVDVARYFLTFTQNESCGKCTFCRIGTKRMLEILERITSGDGKEEDLDILEDLAQTIKRSSLCGLGQTAPNPVLTTLRYFRDEYIAHIKEKRCPAHSCPHLITYRIDPEKCTGCTLCVKRCPSGAIAGEKKKPHTIDPDKCIKCELCYDACRFHAVIKI